In Perca fluviatilis chromosome 18, GENO_Pfluv_1.0, whole genome shotgun sequence, one genomic interval encodes:
- the si:ch211-142k18.1 gene encoding uncharacterized protein si:ch211-142k18.1, which translates to MWHCWMPFILAWVSMATPMLCQSGDWGSGFDIYSARMATNHTLQAVGDEPVRIRNNQDWVTSAASPTLQYEPQPDKCSVNFSTDTASARRLKAQKEELAYLQAIQHGNKAVMENLVQFVGAELGDQNYEDVIKENVIGIQEDHKSCHEVVEKAEEDMEKQLEGEVLGAGMQKIREESLAFEDMLRAAVDIANRLEISSQSLHASFTKQLKDIAKIHH; encoded by the exons ATGTGGCATTGTTGGATGCCCTTCATCTTGGCCTGGGTATCCATGGCAACCCCAATGCTCTGCCAAAGTGGAGATTGGGGTTCAGGCTTTGACATTTACTCTGCGAGAATGGCCACCAATCACACCTTGCAGGCAGTTGGTGATGAGCCTGTGAGGATAAGAAACAATCAAGACTGGGTCACATCAGCAGCTTCACCTACGCTGCAGTATGAGCCTCAACCGGACAAGTGCTCGGTCAACTTCAGCACTGACACTGCTTCAGCTCGAAGGCTGAAGGCCCAGAAAGAGGAGCTGGCCTATCTGCAGGCCATCCAGCATGGAAACAAGGCAGTGATGGAGAACTTGGTGCAGTTTGTGGGGGCAGAGTTGGGAGATCAGAACTATGAAGATGTGATTAAGGAAAATGTCATTGGCATCCAAGAAGACCACAAGAGTTGCCATGAGGTGGTGGAGAAAGCTGAAGAAGATATGGAAAAGCAGCTGGAGGGGGAAGTGTTGGGTGCTGGGATGCAGAA AATCAGAGAAGAGTCCTTGGCCTTCGAAGACATGCTTCGCGCTGCAGTGGACATCGCCAACAGGCTGGAGATCTCATCGCAGTCTCTGCATGCTTCATTCACCAAGCAGCTGAAAGACATTGCCAAAATTCATCACTAA